In Spirochaeta thermophila DSM 6578, the following proteins share a genomic window:
- a CDS encoding TRAP transporter small permease has product MKHVIKILNLLYIVTLFLAKILFALMVLIIFTNVVLRYVFNSGLRWSEEVSLVFLVWFAFISIALGVKQNLHIGLHLVNEESLPPLVNRVLHILDYAAKGVVGVIMMVYGRILIVFTLRSILPATHWPAGILYLILPIAGFFITAESLMALLGIPTDQEAVESVLEGRMTIREYLQGVFHA; this is encoded by the coding sequence ATGAAACACGTGATCAAGATCCTCAACCTCCTCTATATCGTCACGCTCTTCCTCGCGAAGATCCTCTTCGCACTCATGGTACTGATCATCTTCACCAACGTGGTGCTCCGATATGTCTTCAACAGCGGTCTGCGATGGTCGGAAGAGGTCTCCCTCGTCTTTCTCGTGTGGTTCGCCTTCATCTCCATCGCCCTCGGAGTCAAGCAAAACCTCCACATCGGCCTCCACCTCGTGAATGAGGAGAGCCTTCCTCCCCTCGTGAACAGGGTGCTGCACATCCTCGACTACGCGGCAAAGGGTGTGGTGGGTGTGATCATGATGGTATACGGCAGGATCCTCATCGTATTCACCCTCAGGTCCATCCTCCCCGCCACCCATTGGCCCGCGGGGATCCTCTATCTCATCCTCCCGATAGCCGGGTTCTTCATCACCGCGGAATCGTTGATGGCACTCCTCGGCATCCCCACGGATCAAGAGGCCGTGGAATCGGTCCTCGAAGGACGTATGACCATACGAGAGTATCTGCAAGGAGTCTTCCATGCCTGA